The Kluyveromyces lactis strain NRRL Y-1140 chromosome B complete sequence genome contains a region encoding:
- the PRS1 gene encoding ribose phosphate diphosphokinase subunit PRS1 (highly similar to uniprot|P32895 Saccharomyces cerevisiae YKL181W PRS1 5-phospho-ribosyl-1(alpha)-pyrophosphate synthetase involved in nucleotide histidine and tryptophan biosynthesis one of five related enzymes which are active as heteromultimeric complexes): protein MRKCKVFVGNSHPELGHLVCERLGIEAAPCTLKKFANGETSVQIGVSVRDEDVYVIQSGSPEINDHIMELLILVSACRGGSAKKITAVIPQFPYSKQCKMKKHRGAITARMLANLLIMAGADHVVSMDLHASQMQGFFTKPVDNLYGGPSLGKWIREHVEDYREAVVVSKNPGGTKRVTALADSLKINFAMIHTDRRRSKDLYSQNKDKLQLKQRKQSMLRKNKPIIRPGDFENEEENIILTNGIQTARVIKGHVVDDEYVDDADAIQSDGEGSIGTIGSFDAVDSEDDEEDDEQPEKLITLVGNVQGRTAIILDDMIDRPGSFISAAEHMVKNCGAKEVYVIATHGIFTGDCLEQLEMSDDIHKVVVTNTYPISEERIRKSKKLVIIDVSSIFAECIRRDHYGESISVLFDSLASL, encoded by the coding sequence ATGCGTAAGTGTAAAGTTTTCGTTGGTAATTCCCATCCGGAATTGGGTCATTTGGTCTGTGAAAGACTAGGTATTGAAGCAGCTCCAtgtactttgaaaaagttTGCCAATGGTGAGACATCTGTCCAGATCGGTGTTTCGGTTAGAGATGAAGACGTTTATGTGATTCAAAGTGGGTCCCCAGAGATTAACGACCATATTATGGAACTATTGATCTTGGTCAGTGCTTGTAGAGGTGGTTCTGCTAAGAAGATCACTGCTGTGATTCCACAGTTCCCATACTCTAAGCAATGtaagatgaagaagcatAGAGGTGCCATTACTGCAAGAATGTTGGCCAACTTGTTGATCATGGCAGGAGCTGATCACGTCGTTTCGATGGATTTGCATGCATCTCAAATGCAAGGGTTCTTCACCAAACCTGTCGATAACTTATACGGCGGACCAAGCCTCGGTAAATGGATCAGAGAGCATGTCGAAGACTACAGAGAAGCAGTTGTTGTGTCCAAGAACCCAGGCGGCACCAAGAGAGTCACTGCTTTGGCTGACTCTTTGAAGATTAACTTCGCTATGATCCATACGGATCGTCGTCGTTCCAAGGATCTCTACTCTCAGAACAAGGATAAGTTGCAATTGAAGCAAAGGAAACAATCTATGTTAAGGAAAAACAAACCAATCATCAGACCCGGGGACTTTGAGAATGAGGAGGAGAATATCATCTTGACGAACGGTATTCAAACTGCTCGTGTTATCAAGGGCCACGTCGTTGACGACGAATACGTTGATGATGCTGACGCTATACAGTCCGATGGCGAGGGTTCTATCGGAACCATTGGTTCCTTTGATGCTGTTGATTCGgaagatgacgaagaagatgatgagcAACCGGAAAAATTGATCACTTTGGTTGGTAACGTTCAGGGCCGCACCGCTATTATCTTGGATGATATGATCGATAGACCAGGTTCCTTCATCTCTGCTGCTGAACACATGGTCAAAAATTGTGGGGCTAAAGAAGTCTACGTTATCGCTACTCATGGTATCTTTACAGGTGACTGTCTAGAACAGCTTGAAATGTCAGACGATATTCATAAGGTTGTAGTCACAAACACGTATCCAATTTCAGAAGAACGAATcagaaaatcaaagaagctTGTCATAATTGATGTCTCTTCGATATTCGCTGAATGTATTCGCCGTGACCATTATGGTGAAAGTATTTCAGTGTTGTTCGACTCATTAGCTTCTCTATAG
- the VIP1 gene encoding inositol polyphosphate kinase VIP1 (similar to uniprot|Q06685 Saccharomyces cerevisiae YLR410W VIP1 Homologous to S. pombe asp1), producing MSSPGSISDEGQEAINGNTMPPLFLDSNTKKAMESIAPILEGFTPKTSSSENKSLKLPPAGFTSDDDDETNKLVRTLSISSTGSTGRHMTPSVLGTSFDSMNGNKLQRLKSNQSGSASVSAILEGSPSPSPMLEEPHAFPFIPQALVSNEAVTTNTDGSTTPSSTNSSRKASTSSSKPQLPKIGKIGVCAMDAKVLSKPCRHILNRLIEHGEFETIIFGDKVILDESIENWPTCDFLISFFSNGFPLEKAIKYVKLRKPYIINDLIMQKVLWDRRLCLRLLAASNVPTPPRLEITRDGGPKIDDELKSMLAERGVIVSTVQEPNWRMVDDDTLEVEGKVMTKPFVEKPVDGEDHNIYIYYHSKNGGGGRRLFRKVGNKSSEFDPTLIQPRTEGSYIYEKFMDTDNFEDVKAYTVGETFCHAETRKSPVVDGIVRRNTHGKEIRYITELSPEEKEMARQVSKTFAQMICGFDLLRVEGKSYVIDVNGFSFVKDNTEYYDACAKILRDTFYNAKKLMDLEKRNLPAIQEEKTQKWVFKGLVTVIRHADRTPKQKLKHSFTSPIFLSLLKGHKEEVVIRNINDLQIVLQALKIAQEENAEDPAKLAVLANALEKKISFPGTKIQLKPVLNKDNEVEKVQFILKWGGEPTHSAHFQAEELGEQMRQDFDLLNKNILHNIKIFSSSERRVLVSAQIWATALFGADEISSDEISIRKDLLDDSNAAKDLMDKVKKKLKPLLRMGKEAPPQFAWPAKMPEPYLVIKRVVDLMNYHKKIMDHNFATKNVEEMQTCWCCAEDSMLFKERWDKLFKEFVTVDKVDPSKISELYDTMKYDALHNRQFLEHIFMPDDDTEVENEEVCHHSLVDRYPINILARNNFKIPDSSNAQMTNQSSSNSKSSNSVGSLGWVLESVESGSKSPRSSNSTFDDPKFIQLRELFKLSKVLFDFICPQEYGIEDNEKLDIGLLTSLPLAKQIFNDIDEMKKKDTPACVAYFTKESHIYTLLNIIYESGLPMRIARNALPEFDYLSQINFELYESTDASGNKSHAVRLKMSPGCHTQDPLDVQLDDRHYISCIPKISLTRHLDVDHVSQKFRNKFNRVILPQKFTPVNITSPNLSFKRKSITETLNLPTAKEQAAKKEDTKKE from the coding sequence GTCATATGACTCCCAGTGTCCTAGGCACCTCATTCGATAGCATGAATGGTAACAAGCTTCAAAGACTGAAAAGTAACCAAAGTGGATCAGCATCAGTTTCTGCTATTCTGGAAGGATCGCCTAGTCCATCTCCTATGCTGGAAGAACCTCATGCATTCCCCTTCATTCCGCAAGCATTAGTCTCTAATGAAGCTGTCACAACCAACACTGACGGATCAACAACTCCAAGTTCGACAAATTCTTCGAGGAAAGCTTCAACTTCCTCGTCCAAGCCTCAGCTACCAAAGATTGGTAAAATTGGTGTTTGTGCCATGGATGCGAAAGTGTTATCCAAGCCATGCAGACATATCTTAAACAGACTAATTGAACACGGTGAGTTTGAGACTATAATTTTTGGCGATAAAGTTATATTGGATGAAAGCATTGAAAACTGGCCTACTTGCGACTTTCTaatatcattcttttccaatggGTTCCCTCTAGAAAAGGCTATCAAATATGTCAAGTTAAGAAAACCATATATCattaatgatttgattatgCAAAAAGTATTGTGGGATAGAAGGTTGTGTCTCAGGTTGCTGGCGGCAAGCAACGTACCTACCCCTCCTAGATTGGAAATTACAAGAGATGGTGGTCCcaaaattgatgatgaactGAAATCTATGCTTGCCGAACGTGGAGTTATTGTTTCAACTGTTCAAGAACCCAACTGGAGAATGGTGGACGATGACACCTTGGAAGTTGAGGGTAAGGTGATGACCAAACCATTCGTTGAAAAACCTGTGGATGGTGAAGATCACAATATATACATCTATTATCATTCGAAAAACGGAGGCGGTGGGCGTAGATTATTCAGAAAGGTCGGTAATAAATCTTCCGAATTTGACCCTACTTTGATTCAACCTCGTACTGAAGGTTCATACATCTACGAAAAATTCATGGATACCGATAATTTCGAAGATGTGAAAGCATACACTGTAGGTGAAACTTTTTGTCATGCTGAAACCAGAAAATCCCCTGTAGTCGATGGTATTGTGCGCAGAAACACTCACGGAAAGGAAATTAGATATATTACTGAACTTTctccagaagaaaaagaaatggcTCGTCAAGTGTCGAAGACGTTCGCTCAAATGATCTGTGGTTTCGATTTATTACGTGTTGAGGGCAAGAGTTATGTCATTGATGTTAATGGGTTTTCATTTGTCAAAGATAACACAGAATACTATGATGCCTGTGCCAAAATTTTGAGAGATACCTTCTACAACGCCAAAAAATTGATGGACCTAGAAAAGCGGAACCTTCCTGCAATTCAAGAGGAGAAAACTCAAAAATGGGTATTTAAGGGGCTAGTTACTGTTATCCGTCATGCAGACCGTACACCAAAACAGAAACTCAAGCACTCGTTTACCTCTCCGATATTTTTGTCTTTATTGAAAGGTcacaaagaagaagtagtcataagaaatatcaatgacTTGCAAATTGTTCTGCAAGCACTCAAAATTGCACAAGAGGAAAATGCTGAAGATCCAGCGAAACTTGCTGTCTTAGCAAAcgctttggaaaaaaaaatcagtTTTCCTGGAACTAAGATTCAATTAAAACCAGTTCTGAACAAAGACAACGAAGTGGAGAAGGTTCAATTCATTCTCAAATGGGGTGGTGAGCCAACACACTCCGCTCATTTCCAAGCTGAAGAATTAGGTGAGCAGATGAGACAAGACTTTGATTTGTTAAACAAGAACATCTTGCACAACATCAagatattttcttcttccgaAAGGAGGGTTCTAGTTTCGGCCCAAATATGGGCCACAGCTCTATTCGGTGCGGATGAAATTAGTAGCGACGAGATCAGTATAAGAAAAGACTTGCTAGATGACTCCAATGCAGCTAAAGACCTTATGGATAAggtgaaaaagaaactaaaaCCATTATTAAGAATGGGGAAGGAGGCACCACCTCAATTTGCTTGGCCTGCTAAGATGCCTGAACCTTACTTAGTCATAAAGAGAGTTGTTGATTTAATGAACTACCATAAAAAAATCATGGATCACAACTTTGCTACAAAAaacgttgaagaaatgCAAACATGCTGGTGCTGTGCAGAAGATTCAATGCTATTCAAGGAGCGTTGGGATAAGCTGTTCAAAGAGTTTGTTACTGTGGATAAGGTAGATCCATCCAAGATTAGTGAATTATATGATACTATGAAGTACGATGCTCTTCACAACAGACAGTTTTTAGAGCACATCTTCATGCCTGATGATGATACTGAAGTTGAAAACGAAGAGGTCTGTCATCATTCTTTGGTTGACAGGTACCCCATCAATATTTTAGCTAGAAACAACTTCAAAATCCCAGACTCTTCTAATGCCCAAATGACTAACCAATCTTCCTCTAATTCAAAAAGTTCGAATAGTGTCGGATCTCTTGGATGGGTTCTTGAAAGTGTTGAAAGCGGATCCAAATCACCCCGTTCTTCGAATTCCACATTCGATGATCCGAAGTTCATTCAATTAAGGGAATTGTTCAAGCTTTCTAAGGTTCTCTTCGATTTTATTTGTCCCCAGGAGTACGGTATTGAGGATAATGAGAAATTAGACATTGGCTTGTTGACATCTTTACCATTGGCAAAGCAGATCTTCAAcgatattgatgaaatgaagaagaaagatacACCAGCATGTGTTGCATATTTCACTAAGGAGTCACACATTTACACATTGTTGAACATCATCTATGAATCTGGTTTACCGATGAGAATCGCAAGGAACGCATTGCCAGAATTCGATTATTTATCGCAAATAAACTTTGAGTTATACGAGAGTACCGATGCATCTGGTAATAAATCACACGCCGTTCGATTAAAGATGTCACCTGGTTGTCATACGCAAGACCCTTTGGATGTACAACTTGATGACAGACATTACATCAGTTGTATTCCAAAAATCTCATTAACCAGGCATTTAGATGTTGATCATGTTTCTCAAAAGTTCAGAAATAAATTTAACAGGGTCATATTGCCGCAGAAATTTACACCAGTGAACATCACCAGTCCAAATTTATCTTTCAAGCGTAAAAGCATTACAGAAACATTGAACCTTCCTACTGCCAAAGAACAGGCGGCTAAAAAAGAAGACACTAAAAAGGAATAA